In Sphingomonas sp. SUN019, one genomic interval encodes:
- the yajC gene encoding preprotein translocase subunit YajC, whose protein sequence is MVISPAYAQAAGGAAAQSSGLSSFLSLAPLFLVFVVFYFLMIRPQQRRMKALQASVAAVKKGDSVVTAGGLLGKVTKVEDKFVEVEIAPNTRVKVVKMTLSEITPLGSKPAND, encoded by the coding sequence ACGCGCAGGCCGCGGGTGGCGCCGCCGCCCAGTCGAGCGGACTTTCGTCGTTCCTCAGCCTCGCGCCGCTCTTCCTCGTCTTCGTGGTCTTCTACTTCCTGATGATCCGCCCGCAGCAACGCCGCATGAAGGCGCTGCAGGCGTCGGTCGCGGCGGTGAAGAAGGGCGACAGCGTCGTCACCGCGGGCGGCCTGCTCGGCAAGGTGACCAAGGTCGAGGACAAGTTCGTCGAGGTCGAGATCGCGCCGAATACCCGCGTGAAGGTCGTGAAGATGACGCTGTCCGAGATCACGCCGCTCGGTTCCAAACCGGCGAACGACTGA
- the secD gene encoding protein translocase subunit SecD codes for MLDFPRWKVVWIWGFLAVLVALAIPSLLPARLTDNLGFKVPRINLGLDLAGGSYLLLEAETDDVAASRIEAMREQVSTEMRRQNPRIEIGDISTRGGRLSFLLRDPSQVDAARERLLSITGTGAGMTGQRQWDIAVVDTSRFVLTPTSAGITQAIDTAMGDATEVVRRRIDELGTREPTIVRQGTDRIVVQVPGLQNPQALKDLLGKTAKLEFKLVDETATTEQLTSNRPPIGSQILPYPGNPSGVPFIAVKRSTIISGDQLTDARQEFDQQTNEPQVAITFDSQGGRRFARVTQENTNKPFAIILDNSVISAPNINEPILGGRASISGSFTTQSANELAIALRSGKLPIALKVVEESTVGPDLGADSIRAGILASSVAVALVVAFMLVTYGRFGIYANLAVVINVFVILGVLSLINGTLTLPGIAGFILTIGTAVDCNVLINERIREEHRRGRSIVQSVELGYKEASRTIFEANVTHAISGIIMFLLGSGPVKGFAVVLLIGIATSVFTAVTFTRMLVAGWLRRAKPKTINI; via the coding sequence ATGCTCGACTTCCCGCGCTGGAAGGTCGTCTGGATCTGGGGATTTCTCGCGGTGCTGGTGGCGCTCGCGATCCCCAGCCTGCTGCCCGCCCGGCTGACCGACAATCTCGGCTTCAAGGTGCCGCGGATCAATCTGGGGCTCGATCTGGCGGGCGGCAGCTACCTGCTGCTCGAGGCCGAGACCGACGATGTCGCCGCGAGCCGGATCGAGGCGATGCGCGAACAGGTTTCGACCGAGATGCGCCGCCAGAATCCGCGGATCGAGATCGGCGACATTTCCACGCGTGGTGGCCGCCTGTCGTTCCTGCTGCGTGATCCGTCACAGGTCGATGCTGCGCGCGAACGCCTGTTGTCGATCACCGGCACCGGCGCCGGCATGACGGGGCAGCGCCAATGGGACATTGCGGTGGTCGACACCAGCCGCTTCGTCCTGACCCCGACCAGCGCGGGGATCACGCAGGCGATCGACACCGCGATGGGCGACGCGACCGAAGTCGTCCGCCGCCGCATCGACGAACTCGGCACGCGCGAACCGACGATCGTGCGGCAGGGCACCGACCGCATCGTCGTGCAGGTGCCCGGCCTCCAGAACCCGCAGGCGCTGAAGGACTTGCTCGGCAAGACCGCGAAGCTCGAATTCAAGCTGGTCGACGAGACCGCGACGACGGAGCAGTTGACCAGCAACCGTCCCCCGATCGGCAGTCAGATACTGCCCTATCCGGGTAATCCGTCGGGCGTGCCGTTCATCGCGGTCAAGCGATCAACGATCATCTCGGGCGACCAGCTGACCGATGCGCGGCAGGAATTCGACCAACAGACGAACGAGCCGCAGGTCGCGATCACCTTCGACAGCCAGGGCGGCAGGCGTTTCGCGCGTGTGACGCAGGAGAATACGAACAAGCCGTTCGCGATCATCCTCGACAACAGCGTCATTTCCGCCCCCAACATCAACGAACCGATCCTGGGCGGACGCGCGTCGATCAGCGGCAGCTTCACGACGCAAAGCGCGAACGAACTCGCCATCGCGCTCCGCTCGGGCAAGCTGCCGATCGCATTGAAGGTGGTGGAGGAATCGACCGTCGGCCCCGATCTGGGTGCCGACTCGATCCGCGCGGGCATCCTCGCCTCGTCGGTCGCGGTCGCGTTGGTCGTCGCGTTCATGCTCGTCACCTACGGGCGGTTCGGCATCTATGCGAACCTCGCGGTCGTCATCAACGTCTTCGTCATTCTGGGCGTATTGTCGCTGATCAACGGGACGCTGACGTTGCCGGGGATCGCGGGGTTCATCCTGACGATCGGCACCGCGGTCGACTGCAACGTGCTGATCAACGAACGCATCCGCGAAGAACATCGCCGTGGGCGCAGCATCGTCCAGTCGGTCGAACTGGGCTACAAGGAAGCGAGCCGGACGATCTTCGAGGCGAACGTGACGCACGCGATTTCGGGCATCATCATGTTCCTGCTGGGCTCCGGCCCGGTAAAGGGGTTCGCTGTCGTCCTGCTGATCGGCATCGCGACCAGCGTGTTCACCGCGGTGACCTTCACCCGGATGCTCGTCGCGGGCTGGCTGCGCCGCGCCAAGCCCAAGACGATCAATATCTGA